A region of Takifugu rubripes chromosome 6, fTakRub1.2, whole genome shotgun sequence DNA encodes the following proteins:
- the cox5ba gene encoding cytochrome c oxidase subunit 5B, mitochondrial — MAARLLLRSAFRAARTCRAAPAPALSRGMAAGGIPTDEEQATGLEKIIMTAMKEGSDPYNMLKPKEYAGSKTDPHLVPSITNKRIVGCVCEEDNTAVVWFWLHEGEAQRCPSCGSHYKLVPHEIPH; from the exons ATGGCTGCAAGGTTACTCCTCCGCTCCGCTTTTAGAGCCGCAAGAACCTGCCGGGCTGCTCCGGCCCCCGCCCTGTCCCGTGGCATGGCTGCTGGTG GGATTCCCACTGATGAGGAGCAAGCCACAGGACTGGAGAAAATCATTATGACAGCCATGAAAGAGGGATCG GATCCCTACAACATGCTGAAGCCGAAGGAATATGCTGGCTCCAAAACTGACCCCCACCTTGTTCCCTCCATCACAAACAAGAGGATTGTTGGATGCGTCT GTGAAGAAGACAACACCGCTGTGGTGTGGTTCTGGCTTCATGAGGGCGAGGCCCAGCGCTGCCCATCCTGTGGCTCCCACTACAAACTGGTGCCACATGAAATCCCCCATTAA
- the npy8ar gene encoding neuropeptide Y receptor Y8a isoform X1 translates to MANDSSFLGTWEGSDWAETSQCPPSIGGATFWIVAYSAIIAIGLLGNAGLVFIIARQQELRNVTNILIANLSCSDILMCVVCLPVTVIYTLMDRWVLGEALCKVTPFVQCMSVTVSIFSLVLIALERHQLILHPTGWSPAAGHSYLAVGLTWLVACFISLPFLSFNVLTNDPFQNISLPANPFRVTGVAGAQQSASERQEHTPDRDHLICMEKWPSNKHRLAYMTSLLVFQYCLPLVLVLLCYLRIFLRLKRRRDMLERSRRTRGAQRINVMLLAIVVAFALCWLPLNVFNTLFDWHHQVLPDCQHDAIFSACHLTAMASTCINPVVYGFLNSNFQKELKATLQRCQCSNRTTESYESFPLSTVGSEGLTKATSINRMGSVCVLSARPEVSTAIPVKTIPGNTEER, encoded by the exons ATGGCCAACGACAGCAGCTTCCTCGGCACGTGGGAGGGCTCTGACTGGGCAGAAACTTCCCAGTGCCCACCTTCCATAGGCGGGGCCACTTTTTGGATCGTCGCATACAGCGCTATCATAGCAATTGGGTTGCTAGGGAACGCAGGCCTGGTATTCATCATTGCCCGGCAACAGGAGCTGCGCAACGTCACCAACATCCTGATCGCCAACCTGTCGTGTTCGGACATCCTCATGTGCGTGGTGTGTCTCCCTGTCACCGTCATATACACGCTGATGGACCGCTGGGTGCTGGGAGAGGCCCTGTGTAAG GTGACCCCCTTCGTCCAGTGCATGTCAGTAAccgtctccatcttctccttggTGCTGATCGCTCTGGAGCGCCACCAGCTGATCCTTCATCCCACTGGCTGGTCCCCCGCTGCGGGACACTCCTACCTGGCGGTGGGGCTGACGTGGCTGGTGGCTTGTTTCATCTCCTTGCCGTTTCTTTCCTTCAACGTCCTGACCAATGACCCCTTCCAGAACATCAGCCTTCCCGCCAACCCTTTCAG ggtcacGGGGGTTGCTGGAGCCCAGCAGTCAGCAAGCgagaggcaggaacacaccccggacag GGATCATTTGATCTGTATGGAGAAGTGGCCCTCGAACAAGCATCGCCTTGCCTACATGACGTCGCTGCTAGTTTTCCAGTACTGCCTGCCGCTCGTGctagtgctgctctgctacctCAGGATCTTCCTTCGCCTGAAACGACGCAG GGACATGCTGGAGCGCAGCAGACGAACCCGGGGAGCCCAGAGGATTAACGTGATGCTGCTAGCCATTGTCGTAGCCTTCGCTCTGTGCTGGCTGCCGCTGAATGTCTTCAATACGCTGTTTGACTGGCACCACCAGGTGCTCCCCGACTGCCAGCACGACGCCATCTTTTCCGCCTGTCACTTGACAGCGATGGCCTCCACCTGCATCAACCCCGTGGTGTACGGCTTCCTCAACAGCAACTtccagaaggagctgaaggCCACCCTGCAGCGCTGCCAGTGCAGCAACCGCACCACCGAGAGCTACGAGAGCTTCCCTCTCTCCACCGTGGGCAGCGAGGGGCTGACAAAAGCCACTTCCATCAACAGGATGGGATCAGTCTGCGTCCTCTCAGCCCGGCCTGAGGTCAGCACGGCAATACCCGTGAAAACAATTCCAGGCAACACTGAGGAGCGGTGA